One Oxalobacteraceae sp. CFBP 8761 DNA segment encodes these proteins:
- a CDS encoding sulfite exporter TauE/SafE family protein, protein MLFNLIAAGVAAGFMAGIFGIGGGAIVIPVLMYLYQSGGMENNEAIRLAFGTSLATMAFTGMASFLSHCERGNVDFVWLKKLFIPAGLGATAGALVATRIPGVWLALGLALMLAYFGFKLLIQREHDGMVSVAFVRFRVAAGVVSGVAYSLAGMGGASVITFFLTHVGLPIRRAIGTATGVILPISLGAMIGFGVTAGAPHDWRWGYIDLHALLVMSVCAVVASRFGVWAAAALPTLVLRRGFGLFMMGLAGKTIYTAVL, encoded by the coding sequence ATGTTATTCAATCTGATCGCAGCGGGCGTTGCCGCAGGTTTTATGGCAGGGATATTCGGCATTGGCGGTGGCGCGATTGTTATTCCAGTGCTGATGTATCTGTATCAAAGTGGCGGCATGGAGAATAACGAGGCAATTCGCCTCGCATTCGGTACTTCACTCGCCACCATGGCATTCACCGGCATGGCGTCATTTCTGAGTCACTGTGAACGTGGCAATGTCGATTTTGTCTGGCTGAAGAAACTGTTCATTCCGGCAGGCCTGGGGGCGACGGCAGGCGCCCTGGTGGCAACGCGCATACCGGGCGTCTGGCTTGCGCTTGGCCTGGCGCTGATGCTGGCCTATTTCGGGTTCAAGTTGCTGATCCAGCGCGAGCATGACGGGATGGTGTCGGTGGCCTTCGTGCGCTTCCGGGTGGCCGCTGGCGTAGTGTCAGGCGTGGCGTATTCGTTGGCGGGAATGGGGGGCGCTTCGGTCATCACGTTCTTCCTGACCCACGTCGGATTACCGATTCGCCGTGCGATCGGCACCGCCACCGGCGTCATCCTGCCCATCTCGCTGGGCGCGATGATCGGCTTCGGCGTGACTGCCGGCGCACCGCACGACTGGCGCTGGGGCTATATCGACCTGCATGCGCTGCTGGTGATGAGCGTGTGTGCGGTGGTGGCGTCCAGGTTCGGCGTGTGGGCGGCGGCGGCACTGCCGACATTGGTGCTGCGCCGGGGATTCGGGTTGTTCATGATGGGCCTGGCTGGCAAAACCATCTACACGGCGGTGCTGTAA